atgtttgttatagttaatattattaatattaaaaatactattatttgtattattaacaatattatagttaaaattatcaatataatacttattaaatttgaagaaaatatcattaatattgaaaaaaataaataaatttcaaatttgaagggtcaaattaaaaattattattaaatttaaaaaaatattattgctattgaagaaaaaaccataaatttgatttgaagggattaaaaactataagaacttggGTCATGcgagtttaatattattattaatattataaaatattatcatattcattaatattattaaatttgaaatatttattattactaaaaaaaaaacatataattaatttcaagggTAAAATCAATTACTATCACtctcactattattattaatgaattttaaaaaatattattgttatcgAAGAAAAATCATACAATTGATTttaatggattaaaaaatatgagaacTTGGGTCATGcgagtttaatattataaatattattatattcattaatattattaaatttgaagtaaatattattgttataaaaaacataaaattgatttgaaggataaaataaattatcattattattattaacttgtatCAAATATCCCTTTTCCAGACTTAAGAGGCTTGGGGTTGGAAATGAGCACCTCATCCAAGTTGCTTGGTTGTTACATGAGGACAGATCCATATCACTTAGGTCTTGCAGCTCTACCTGACCTATGACCACGTGTCCTGCATAAGGACTCAATTCTCATAGGTCTTGCCCCCCACTTGCCCTAAGACCACGAGTTGTGTGTCAGTACTTAAAATTAATGGGTCCTACATCATGACTCAATTATCttggattttagatttttataaaaataaaaaatgtgagtCCGCAGTGCAGCTTGAGCCATCTAATTAGTTAAATCTAAATATGATGAGTATTGACCTGATCTAaaacaaatgaatttatttatagttACTTTACTCGACAATCAATGAATATCATATAAATATTGTCAAATTTAACTTGAGACTCAATCTAGACCTAACCCGGGATGTAGATGCATgcgtgtgtttatatatattttcagcaTTGATATACTGAtacatgattaattaattaattatttgactattaaatatatttaaagaaatgatttaataattacaaattataatttaattatattatttttatttattgtttcagACATTGCAAGtttaatgacaataaaaaatactttttatgcaattttgttttttgtcataTATCAACCATATACAATATATAAACAACCATTAgtgtttaattactattttatagAAGAtacaaagataaagaaaataaaatatgattaattgaaaaaacaaaaataaatatataatataattttttgtatgaggcgcttataattttatattcttttattttcactatttctgtcctttatatatatatatatatataaaaaaattagcaaacagCACCTTTATCTTATATACCACGACTAGACAGTAGCCACAACTTCACTcctttagaattataatttttgctGAATACCGACattcataggaaaaaaaacagggggaaaaacaaaaatcaaaaacaaaaatatcccGCCCTGCTGCAGCGCCCTGTACTTTTGGAGAGCGCGCTCGCTCTGTCTCTCTCCCGTTCACTCTGGAACTCACCGTCGCCTCCGATTACCCAATACTCCCCGATCATTCCTTCCTCCTCGCTTCTCTCTTTCAATGATCCAAAGTAAGATCTTTTTTCTCATACACTCGCCCATGCTACTGCTGTTAGGTTTTTCATTTTCGAGAAACGCCGTGTTTTAGCATTTCGAACCACAAAAAAATGATGCTATACTAACCGCTGTGTAATTTATTTcgaaagagaaaacaaattgttcgaaattcaaagtaaaaaaaaaagaaaatcaatttttttgcacTTGACAATTTTCCAtttcgaaataatttttttattctctataATGCTAGGGTTTCAGAGCTGAGATACAATCACCAGATAGATCGGAGTGATGGCGATCGACAAACATGTGAAGAAAAAGTAATTTGTTGTTTTctacgctttttttttttagaatttatctcGATTCACATTTCtttgatgttatttatttatttttatttttatttttaattttttacatatatgTATGTGGCAGAGTAAATAATTTAAGCGAAGGTCGGAAATGTGAAGATGAGAAGCAACCTAAAGTGAATTGGTTGCAACATGCCAATGCACTTGATAATATTTCCTCTAGAAGGAAATTTTTGAGTGCGAATTTCCTTTACTCGCTTGAATCGCAAAAACCAATGTCTATGAGgtataatattgttttacacATTTGTTCcgtgtttttctttataatgttGGCATCATATTCGCATATGATTAATGGATTATGTAGATCTccgatttctttgttttaaaatcgTAATCCCTTCTTCACTGTGCCTTGGCGTTTGTTTCtgttcttttaaatttgaatattatCACGGAGCTGTAGAATCTAAAACTTGTTACTGTATAACTTTTTAAGCAGTGTATCCTTTGATTAACTGTCACTGGCGGAAGGGTATTGGGGAATTTGTTGTTATTACTTAACTGCTTAGCTATTCATTTGTGTAACTAATTTTTGATTTGTGTCATTTAGGTTAAGCTCCTGTGATGTTCAGAATCCTCAAAGATTGCAGAGCTCACAAGTTGAAAAGGTAAAAATGTGTATTGtgagtattttgtttttggctgGTGTGTCTGTGTTTACTGTTCATGCTATTACAATTGGCACTGTCCCATTTAAATCTCCTCATGGTAGCTCCAACCCTGGCTGGTCTGTTTTTGGGAGCCCTCGGCAATGCAGTCCTGTCAACTGGCATGAAAAAATGATCTCTGCTTTTTGAGAATTGAGGAACTGCCTTGTAAGCTACATGCATCGAGTGAACACAAACTCTAACCTCATGTTTTACTTCAAAATTTATGCAGCAAACATTTACTATCTTAACTGGTATGAGCAGTTCATGGAAAATCTCAGTTTGCATTAGGTTTTTGTGTGGAAATCATTTTGCAGGCTTGGCATGCTCTGTCCACTCTTCAGATTTCTTCCAGGAACTACATTAGACCTGGTAAAACTGGTCCAGTAAAGAATGTTAGTGAAGACTTGTCCGGCAATGTAGGGCAAAGACCTACCTTCCAAAGCTCATGTAATATTAGCAAATATTCTGAAGGTGTGTATACACAGAAAAACTTGAGTGGAAAGAACAGTGAAGCTGCAAAGCATATGGGCAATGTTATCCCAGCAGACAATGCTAGCCATGTGCAATCTGGAAACAATCAAGGGTGGCCAAGTGATATTAAAGCATCATCAGGGTTCGACACTAACCAGTCTAATGTTTTAGCTGGTTCGTTTGTCAATCACACTGTGCAAACTTGTCAAACAAAAGAGTTTGTGGAAACTTCAGCTGATTACATTGATGATGATGACCTGATCGAGGTAATTGATACTCAGTGTCTCTTAGCTCTGCTAACCAAATTGAAACTTGTCCAGCATGAAGAGTAACTGTGAATCAAGTTAGGCTGTTAGGCTGTTAGGCTGAAATTCTCTATCCTAGATCTCTCAGTTTTAGAATGAGTAAACAAAGACTACTCGACATAGTACCATGACTAGAGTAACTGTGAATCAAGTTAGGTTGTTAGGCTGAAATTCTCTATCCTAGAACTCTCAGTTTTAGAATGAGTAAACAAAGACTACTCGACATAGTACCATGACAATGAGTTCTCATCAAAATGCATTAACAATTGCATCAAGTTCAGCtactttaaattcataatttcacCTCACAGATACCATAATGAAGAGAGCTAAgttattgaatttttgaatattGTTTTGCTGATCACTTTTGTTGAAAATGATTAAGCTTTTATACTAAATCAGGCTAATTCTTTGGTTCTATTTGCTTTAGGTAAAGTAGACCGCGAACAAAGTTCCACAGTTTTATCTATCTGAATTTTGTTGTCATATTTTATATACTGATCAGTGTTAATCTCTCTGCATTAATTTATCTCACGTGTTAGCTTGGTGGCAGAGTATAGATGTGGACCAAATTGTTATGGAGCACTACCAAGCTACTTGCACACCGCAACCAGCAATTTCTAAGTTTCCGCCCATAACTCCAACTGCAGatcaaaatagttttataaGGCCAGAGGAGATTTCTGTGCCACCTGAGTTGTGTTCAAACTGCAGTCATGGATTCAAGGTTTGGGCACTATATATGCACTGTTCATTTATGCTGTTCTATTCTATTCTCATCTTGATCTGCCTGACTCCTAAATCATTACAGCTAGGACTTTGCCCAGAAGCTGCCAAACATTTACAAGAAATAAAGGATATGCTGATTGCAGTATCAAATGATCTGCTCGACAATGCTGCTGAACTGAGTCAAGCGCAGATAGATAAGCTTCGCCAAGATAGGTTGcgcttcttctcctttttcttctcccATGATATCATACTACCTTTTGATGCATGGGTTTTTTGGTTCAATGGAGCCACAAAAGGTGAACCAAAGTTCATAGGAAGAATAGAAATAGAGTATGGCAGAGGAATTCTGGGATTACATGGAAGGAAATGTAGTATGATAGACATGACAAATATGCTCCATTGTCTTTTTGCATTTTGTAAAACACTCTCAGCTCCTTTTCTTGGGAGATAAACTTGAATGATTGTTAGATTTGCTCTCTTATGCATGTCTATTTGTGTTTTCATAAATAGGTCACAGCTCAATAAACAAATTCAGcaacttgaaaaatatcttCGTGATAAGGAAAGACAGAAGTCACATTGTTCTGCATCCACATTGGTTCGAAATTTGCAGTATGAAACACCTCAATCTGCTGCATGCAAAATAGATCCCATGAGATTTGATGCCCAGGTTCATCTACGAAATGACCTGAATGGATATGAAAAGTGGAATGCACCCTCAGTTTCATTCTCTTCCATTGATAGCTTTGGTGTTTCTTCTGTTCCTTTAGAGAGAGAACCTTACATTCCAAGCTTTGTTGAAGTTAATTATATCGAAGGCTCAAATGATCCAAAGTGGAGCAGCACGAATTTCCCATGGACAAAAAAGCTGGAGGTGCACTTTCGCTCTAGATTTTTACCCATTTCTTAGAATTTTATCAATCACTAGTTTCATTACATACTATATTACTGCTTGCTTGGTTTGCTGCTAGGCCAATAACAAAAAAGTGTTTGGAAATCACTCGTTTCGCCCCAATCAAAGAGAGGTAATCAATGCTACAATGAGTGGGTATGATGTCTTTGTTTTAATGCCAACAGGAGGTGGAAAAAGTCTGACATATCAGGTGATCATTCAGCTCTAATAAAGTCTAATTCTGTTAGACACAGCTttagtttcatttaatttccATTATTTTGCTGTTTTCATTTGTGACAATCTGTTTAACTTCCAGAGTCATATCTCTGACAATATTTTGCAGTTGAATTGATTCTAGGATACCAGCTTGGCtaaattttctttatctttgaatttttggtgatactgggaaattaaaatttttcttggttCACAGTTTTAACAATGGGAcccactcatttttttttttttaatgattcacGCAGCTTCCTGCTCTAGTTTGTCCTGGAATAACCTTAGTAATTTCTCCACTCGTGTCGCTGATCCAAGATCAAATAATGCACCTTTTACAGGTAAGCTTGCTATCTTACTAATTTAGTCaagcatttattttcttttggttaCTGCAAACTGCTCATTTAGTGGCATGCATTTTTCTTACCTATTGGTTTGTGCTATAGGCAAATATTCCTGCTGCTTACCTGAGTGCCAACATGGAGTGGACTGAACAACAGGAGATCCTAAGGGAACTTTGTTCTGATTATTGTAAATACAAGTTGCTATATGTCACGCCAGAGAAAGTTGCTAAGTGAGTGTCATCTACATTACCAGTATTCTAGCAAAAATTATCAATTGATATTGccttctaattataaatttgaagcTTAGGGCATCTTAAGAATTGGTTTCATGCTTTCTGGTTTGATATATTGTCAGAATGGGTTCATACAATGCAAAATAGTTTCTCTGGTGGAACTTACAGGATGGTGGCATGGTGCTGTCAACCTTGTGTACCGCTAATCCAATTTGTTGCAGTATGTTTTGTAATGGTGGAAAAATTTTGTTGGAAAGGTTTAAAATTTAGTAGGCTatcagctcttttttttttggaattcagTGTACTTGTTGATTCTGCATGCAATTTAGTATAATATTTGTGACATATTTCCTGTCTTTGAAAGTCTGCCCTCAACTCGTGGTTTGTATCCCTGCTCAACAGTTGGATTGTGTTCTTCAAACTAATCTTGAAAGCCTCTGTGCATTTCCTTTTTCCTTGTTCGAGGGATTCTCTTATTAGTCAATCTTTAAACTCTCACGTCTCCTGACTATGCTTTGCTTGCCCTCTAAGCAGAGGCTTAACTGTTTTAACATCCTGGATGATGATAGATAACATAAATTATTGCTTtgagcaaaaaaattattttcaattgcaTGGCCAATGAAAGAAAGGTAAGATTGGTAATATGCTTTCATCTATTCATTGGGAAAGATTGATAATCAGATTGGTCAAAATGGGTGATCTATTAACTCGTATTATAATGTGATCCTGTGAGAGCTGATATTTTTATGCAGTTCCAAATACTTCTTTGAAACCTACCTGTTCTGATTGCAGAAGTGATGTTCTTTTGCGGCACTTGGAGAGCTTAAATGGTCGTGGATTGCTTGCCAGGATTGTTATTGATGAAGCACACTGTGTGAGTCAGTGGGGGCATGATTTTAGACCGGATTACAAGGTTGTGGCCTTTAAATCATATTCCAATTTGTATTTCAACTCACAGCGCTTCTGTCTTATGCTaatctattttgtaaaatatccAGGAACTTGgtatcttgaagaagaaatttgagAAAACTCCAGTGTTAGCTTTGACTGCTACTGCAACAGCCAGTGTAAAAGAAGATGTTGTGCAAGCTCTTGGTCTCGTGGACTGCATTGTTTTCCGGCAAAGCTTTAATCGCCCCAACTTATGGTTagtattgaattaaaatgaacCGCCACTGCATTTTATATCTTTACTCATAGTGAACATGACAGGTATTCTGTAATTCCCAAGGCAAAAAAGTGCTTGGAAGACATCGACAAGttcatcaaagaaaatcattttgatgaatGTGGAATTATTTACTGTCTTTCAAGAATGGACTGCGAAAAAGTTGCTGAAAAGCTGCAGGTTGGTTTTccatttagtgtttttattgtaTTACAAGATTTATCATTTGTAAATCAATTGGaaaaatctttatttcttaGTGAGCagcttgaaatatatttttgtgctTGCATCGATTGGTTTTGGTGGTTATTAAGGCTGGTCATACTTTTCCACAAGTACTTGACGAGTGTGCTTTTGTTGTCCTAAAATTGCATTATATCTTaatcaaaatgaatttaaaaccAAGACTTAGTTGAACTGAGGAACATAGCAGTTATAGTCTTGTGTCAATAGCTGCATACCAAAGTTTGGCTATCTAAGCTGCGATAATTGTGAACACTAAAAGAAGACTTGGTTGTCACCAAAATGTGCAAGGCATTATACAATAcaactcaactcaactcaatCAAAGTGAGCCTTAGACCCAAACTAGATGTGGCTGACTACATGGATCAGTACATTGCAGGTCATAGTTAATTTGGGGTCTTTACTGCTGTACATAGAGGGCTGTAGTTAATCTTTGATCCTTCAATTACTAAATGTGAGCCTTTCACATTTTGGACCAACTGCTTGTATTTGGAAGAGCAAAATTTAGACCTTATATAAATGTGTTGATCTATGAAACaagtataaatattaaagggAAATCACTGTTCGTAAATgtttaaataattgaaattctGGTGAATGGTGATGccatttaaaatatgttttcaaggtaatcaaaacaaatcatcattaaTTATCTAGCTGTACACAAATTAGTTCCTCATGCAACAAATTATAGATATTTACACCATGCATGTCCATGAATTATGTTGGAGTAGCCAAAATTTAGGATTAGCTACCATGATCACCTTTTTTGCTTCatctgaaatttatttttcttcatctgAAGTATGTTCTCTAAGTGCATTAGAGAAGCTTTTAAGTTACCCCATTGATCTTGTACTGTGTTGTTTCTTTAGGGTATTGTGGAATGTGATCAAACTGTAAAAGAAAATCTGATATTGATGTGAAGGTGAAATTGACATTCCATTCCCACCCTTTTAGTTTATGTTTGCTCAAGTTAATGCTTTGATGTACAGGAATTTGGACATAAAACAGCATTTTACCATGGTAATATGGATGCTGCACAGCGTTCCTTTGTTCAGAAGCAGTGGAgcaaagatgaaattaacatCATCTGTGCTACAGTGGCATTTGGAATGGGTATAATTTATTGTTACTGATCAATGCCTTGATTAACCGAGAACACCATGTACTAACTGGCGTGTTTTTGCAGGCATCAACAAACCAGATGTCCGCTTTGTGATTCATCATTCTCTTCCAAAATCGATTGAAGGTTACCATCAGGTAATCATATTCTTACCTTTTAAAGGTGTTCACATTACAACTGTTGATTGTTCAGAATTGAGGTACAAGTATTTGGTTCCTTGATGACCACAAGCTAGTAATGATTTCACCAAATTTTCCAGGAGTGTGGTCGTGCTGGCAGAGACGGTCAACGCGCATCCTGTGTGTTGTATTACAGTTACAGTGACTATGTAAGCTAATGTCACAGAATTCATGTCTCTTCTCATTTCttgtagacttttttttttccctttttgccATGTTGTCATAATAAAGGCGATTTATTGACCTTTCCTGTTCATTGTTATCtttgattcaattatttatctattttctcATCCTTTCTAGATACGAGTCAAGCACATGATTATACAAGGACAAGCAGAGCAAAGTCCCTGGACAGCTGGATGTGGTCGCAATAATATGAAAAGTTCAGATAGGATACTGgaaaaaaacactgaaaatCTCCTGCGAATGGTAActattatgaaatttttttctgttGTATTGTGGCTGCTGTTAGTATATCCATCTGTTTTCTAACTGATTGCATTCTAAAATATGACTATTCCTGCTTCAGGTCAGTTATTCTGAAAATGATGTTGATTGCAGACGTCTCTTACAACTTCTGCATTTTGGAGAAAAGTTTGATGCTGGCAACTGTGGGAATACATGTGATAATTGCTCTAAGATCAAAACTCTAGTGGAGAGGGATGTCACTGAGAGCGCAAAGCAATTGGTTTGAAAccgtttgtttcttttgttattttcattgtgCCTACTTGAAAGTAGTAGCTGTTATTTTATGCTGGCATAGTGCATTTCTCGCTTccttattctttaaaatttgtattttgtctTTTCTAGGTTGAGCTGGTCAAGTCAACTGGGCAgcatttttcatcatctcacatTTTAGAAGTCTACAGGGGTTCCTTAAGCCAATTTGTATGTCCTGAGAACAAAAAGATATGCCCATCTTATTTAGATGTCATGTCCTTGCATAACTTCATGGTGTTACTGTCTGAACCAGGTCAAGAGACACAGACATGAGAACTTGAGCCTTCATGGAGCTGGAAAACACCTAGCCAAGGGTGAAGCTTCCCGTATATTGCGTCATCTTGTTATTGAGGATTTTCTTGCAGAGGATGTTAAGAAAAGTGACATTTACGGATCTGTATCGTCAGTGTTAAAGGTGCTTGTGGTTTTTCAAATTCTATATAGAGCTTAACTCATTGTGATAGAGAGAGCGACTCTACCATTCTCATTGTTTTCTCATGTTAAAtgatcattttaatttctttcaggtGAATGAATCCAAGGCACACAAACTATGCTCTGGCGGGCAAAGGATTGTTTTAAGGTGCAGCCTTTCAGCATGCTTCTTTTGAGTACATGTTTCATTAGACTTATGCCAGTGTTTTATTGCCAAATGCCAGCTACTTTAACTATATaacttgattattttcttagttCATTTGGGTTGGATTGTTTGGTCTAAACCATACCCTTTCATTGGGCAAAACCTATGCAAAACACATGTTTTTGCAAAGAAATTTAGATGAAGCTGTCAGAAATCTGGCCGAGTAAGTTTTGTGTTGGTTGGTCCAGATGTTTAACTTCGGAGCAACTGgttataaaatttacaaaatttacATATGGCATTAGCGAGGGTGGCTTTGACTAAATCATGGAGACCGAGAGTTGGATGAAGCCAGCAAGCTTAGCCTTGTGCTTTGCGTAGCCTCACATATTATGATCCTCTGGACAAAACATCATCATTTAACCTTTCTGTTTTTCATAGCTGAAATGAACGGGTAGGATGCTGATTCTGGTATCTCATGCTCCTTGTAGATTCCCTTCCTCTGTAAAAGCTTCAAAACAGGGCAAATCCGAGGCTACTCCAGCAAAAGGCTCTCTAATGTCTGGGAAGTTAAGTCCTCCACAAGCTTGTAGTCCTGCCCAACCTCAATCTGAAGTGGACTTGGTATGCTTATGTCTTGGGTTTTTGTTCTCTTCATTCATCATGATTGATGAGATTCCTGACCATCTATTAAACTTTTAACATGACAGAACCTGTCGGCCAAACTATTTTCTGCTCTGCGAATGCTCCGAACTGCTCTTCTGAAAGAAGCTGGAGATGGTGTTATGGCGTACCACATATTTGGGTGAGCTTTcaggtttttccttttcaatctctattcctataaatatatatatattgaaatcaatcatgctgaaattgaaaggagcCATCTAAAAATTTGAGTGGTGCAAGGGATTGGAATATTTGTCCTGATTTGCCCCCCTTGTTTCCGTGTAGTAATGCCACGCTGCAGCACATGAGCAAAAGAATTCCCAGAACGAAGGAAGAACTCCTGGAGATCAATGGCATCGGAAAgt
This region of Populus alba chromosome 3, ASM523922v2, whole genome shotgun sequence genomic DNA includes:
- the LOC118044097 gene encoding ATP-dependent DNA helicase Q-like 4A isoform X1; this encodes MAIDKHVKKKVNNLSEGRKCEDEKQPKVNWLQHANALDNISSRRKFLSANFLYSLESQKPMSMRLSSCDVQNPQRLQSSQVEKAWHALSTLQISSRNYIRPGKTGPVKNVSEDLSGNVGQRPTFQSSCNISKYSEGVYTQKNLSGKNSEAAKHMGNVIPADNASHVQSGNNQGWPSDIKASSGFDTNQSNVLAGSFVNHTVQTCQTKEFVETSADYIDDDDLIESIDVDQIVMEHYQATCTPQPAISKFPPITPTADQNSFIRPEEISVPPELCSNCSHGFKLGLCPEAAKHLQEIKDMLIAVSNDLLDNAAELSQAQIDKLRQDRSQLNKQIQQLEKYLRDKERQKSHCSASTLVRNLQYETPQSAACKIDPMRFDAQVHLRNDLNGYEKWNAPSVSFSSIDSFGVSSVPLEREPYIPSFVEVNYIEGSNDPKWSSTNFPWTKKLEANNKKVFGNHSFRPNQREVINATMSGYDVFVLMPTGGGKSLTYQLPALVCPGITLVISPLVSLIQDQIMHLLQANIPAAYLSANMEWTEQQEILRELCSDYCKYKLLYVTPEKVAKSDVLLRHLESLNGRGLLARIVIDEAHCVSQWGHDFRPDYKELGILKKKFEKTPVLALTATATASVKEDVVQALGLVDCIVFRQSFNRPNLWYSVIPKAKKCLEDIDKFIKENHFDECGIIYCLSRMDCEKVAEKLQEFGHKTAFYHGNMDAAQRSFVQKQWSKDEINIICATVAFGMGINKPDVRFVIHHSLPKSIEGYHQECGRAGRDGQRASCVLYYSYSDYIRVKHMIIQGQAEQSPWTAGCGRNNMKSSDRILEKNTENLLRMVSYSENDVDCRRLLQLLHFGEKFDAGNCGNTCDNCSKIKTLVERDVTESAKQLVELVKSTGQHFSSSHILEVYRGSLSQFVKRHRHENLSLHGAGKHLAKGEASRILRHLVIEDFLAEDVKKSDIYGSVSSVLKVNESKAHKLCSGGQRIVLRFPSSVKASKQGKSEATPAKGSLMSGKLSPPQACSPAQPQSEVDLNLSAKLFSALRMLRTALLKEAGDGVMAYHIFGNATLQHMSKRIPRTKEELLEINGIGKAKVSKYGDRLLETIESTIREYNKGDRNSSGSNESTDSIKRRRDASKALNGNMEEEDEFTKSTGRSKKRTATRQKKGSEVHNFMEPVSCDQFLDDDLDFKDSYHDLEADA
- the LOC118044097 gene encoding ATP-dependent DNA helicase Q-like 4A isoform X2, coding for MEHYQATCTPQPAISKFPPITPTADQNSFIRPEEISVPPELCSNCSHGFKLGLCPEAAKHLQEIKDMLIAVSNDLLDNAAELSQAQIDKLRQDRSQLNKQIQQLEKYLRDKERQKSHCSASTLVRNLQYETPQSAACKIDPMRFDAQVHLRNDLNGYEKWNAPSVSFSSIDSFGVSSVPLEREPYIPSFVEVNYIEGSNDPKWSSTNFPWTKKLEANNKKVFGNHSFRPNQREVINATMSGYDVFVLMPTGGGKSLTYQLPALVCPGITLVISPLVSLIQDQIMHLLQANIPAAYLSANMEWTEQQEILRELCSDYCKYKLLYVTPEKVAKSDVLLRHLESLNGRGLLARIVIDEAHCVSQWGHDFRPDYKELGILKKKFEKTPVLALTATATASVKEDVVQALGLVDCIVFRQSFNRPNLWYSVIPKAKKCLEDIDKFIKENHFDECGIIYCLSRMDCEKVAEKLQEFGHKTAFYHGNMDAAQRSFVQKQWSKDEINIICATVAFGMGINKPDVRFVIHHSLPKSIEGYHQECGRAGRDGQRASCVLYYSYSDYIRVKHMIIQGQAEQSPWTAGCGRNNMKSSDRILEKNTENLLRMVSYSENDVDCRRLLQLLHFGEKFDAGNCGNTCDNCSKIKTLVERDVTESAKQLVELVKSTGQHFSSSHILEVYRGSLSQFVKRHRHENLSLHGAGKHLAKGEASRILRHLVIEDFLAEDVKKSDIYGSVSSVLKVNESKAHKLCSGGQRIVLRFPSSVKASKQGKSEATPAKGSLMSGKLSPPQACSPAQPQSEVDLNLSAKLFSALRMLRTALLKEAGDGVMAYHIFGNATLQHMSKRIPRTKEELLEINGIGKAKVSKYGDRLLETIESTIREYNKGDRNSSGSNESTDSIKRRRDASKALNGNMEEEDEFTKSTGRSKKRTATRQKKGSEVHNFMEPVSCDQFLDDDLDFKDSYHDLEADA